The following coding sequences lie in one Rutidosis leptorrhynchoides isolate AG116_Rl617_1_P2 chromosome 4, CSIRO_AGI_Rlap_v1, whole genome shotgun sequence genomic window:
- the LOC139840049 gene encoding 26S proteasome non-ATPase regulatory subunit 2 homolog A-like: MNPESNNTNPPASAKEEAALKKDQKKKDEKKDEDLSEEDLALKQQLELYVERVSDPDLGLQKVALESMRQEIRTSTSSMTSVPKPLKFLRPHYPTLKAHYETMPESDLKKLLADILSVLALTMSAEGERESLKYRLLGSEGDIGSWGHEYVRNLAGEIAQEYSKRVNEEVTTDDVIELVEQIVAFHMKHNAEPEAVDLLMEVEFLDLLVKHVDKTNFRRTCLYLTSSARYLPGPDDVSVLDIAYTLYTKFEEFPRALQIALYLDNMQYVRQVFTSCPDLLRKKQFCYILARQGISFEIDDEICDDDDDREALQEIVNSTKLSEGYLTLARDIEVMEPKSPEDIYKAHLLDGRASASANVDSARQNLAATFVNAFVNAGFGQDKLMTVASEASSGGSSGNWLFKNKEHGKASAAASLGMINLWDVDTGLAQLDKYFHSNDNHVIAGALLGVGVVNCGIKNDCDPALALLADYLDKEDSSIRIGAITGLGLAYAGTQNEQIRDKLTPILGDPKAPLDVIAFTAISLGLVYVGSCNEEVAQAIIFALMDKSESDLGEPLTRLLILGLGLLYLGKQDSVEATAEVSKTFNDKIRKYCDMTLLSCAYAGTGNVLKVQHFLGQCAQHLEKGETFQGPAVLGIAMVAMAEELGLDMAIRSLEHLLQYGEQNIRKAVPLALGLLCISNPKVHVMDTLSRLSHDADTEVAMAAVISLGLIGAGTNNARIAGMLRNLSSYYYKEASLLFCVRIAQGFVHMGKGLMTLAPYHSERFLLSPTALAGLVVLLHASLDMKAIILGKYHYVLYFVVLAMQPRMLLTVDENLKPLSVPVRVGQAVDVVGQAGRPKTITGFQTHSTPVLLAAGDRAELATEKYIPLSPILEGFVILKENPDYREEA, from the exons ATGAATCCTGAATCAAACAACACTAATCCTCCCGCTAGCGCTAAAGAAGAAGCCGCTTTGAAGAAAGATCAAAAAAAGAAAGACGAAAAGAAAGACGAAGATCTC TCTGAAGAGGATTTGGCTTTGAAACAACAATTGGAGCTGTATGTTGAACGAGTTAGCGACCCTGATTTAGGGTTACAAAAAGTTGCCCTTGAGAGCATGAG GCAAGAAATTCGCACGTCAACCAGCTCTATGACTTCAGTTCCTAAGCCATTGAAGTTTTTGAGGCCGCATTATCCAACACTGAAAGCGCATTATGAGACGATGCCAGAGTCGGACTTAAAG AAACTGCTTGCAGATATTCTTTCGGTTTTGGCTTTGACAATGTCTGCAGAGGGTGAACGG GAGAGTTTGAAGTATCGGTTATTGGGTTCTGAAGGTGATATTGGTTCATGGGGTCACGAGTATGTTAG GAATTTGGCTGGTGAAATTGCACAAGAGTATTCAAAAAGAGTG AATGAGGAAGTAACCACAGATGATGTAATAGAGCTCGTGGAACAAATTGTTGCTTTTCACATGAAG CATAATGCTGAACCTGAAGCTGTAGATCTCTTAATGGag GTTGAGTTTCTTGATTTACTAGTAAAGCATGTTGACAAGACAAATTTCAGAAGAACTTGTTTGTACCTAACCAGTTCAGCAAG GTACCTCCCTGGACCAGATGATGTGTCTGTTTTGGACATTGCTTACACATTATACACAAAATTTGAAGAATTTCCTAGGGCACTTCAGATTGCACTGTACCTCGACAACATGCAG TATGTGAGGCAGGTTTTCACTTCTTGTCCCGATCTCCTACGGAAGAAGCAATTTTGTTACATTCTTGCCCGACAA GGAATAAGTTTCGAGATTGATGATGAAATCTGTGACGATGATGACGATAGGGAGGCGTTGCAAGAAATCGTCAACAGTACTAAACTAAGTGAAGGCTATCTTACTCTTGCTCGTGATATTGAAGTTATGGAGCCCAAATCCCCAGAGGATATATATAAG GCACATTTACTTGACGGGCGAGCAAGTGCTAGTGCAAATGTTGATTCGGCTAGGCAAAATCTGGCAGCAACGTTTGTAAATGCGTTTGTGAATGCTGGTTTCGGTCAG gaTAAATTAATGACGGTTGCATCGGAGGCATCGAGTGGAGGATCTTCTGGAAATTGGCTTTTTAAAAACAAAGAACATGGGAAAGCAAGTGCTGCTGCAAGTTTG GGAATGATCAATCTTTGGGATGTCGACACGGGTCTTGCTCAACTTGACAAGTACTTTCATAGCAACGATAATCATGTGATAGCTGGTGCATTGTTAGGAGTTGGTGTTGTAAACTGTGGTATCAAGAATGACTGTGATCCT GCCCTGGCACTTTTGGCTGATTATCTGGATAAAGAAGATTCTTCTATTAGGATTGGTGCCATAACTGGTCTTGGCCTTGCGTACGCGGGCACTCAGAATGAACAG ATTCGGGACAAACTTACACCGATTCTTGGAGACCCAAAAGCGCCACTAGATGTTATTGCATTCACCGCAATTTCTCTAGGTTTAGTATACGTGGGTTCGTGTAACGAGGAGGTTGCACAGGCAATAATTTTCGCTCTTATGGACAAAAGTGAGTCGGACTTGGGAGAGCCCCTCACTCGATTATTGATTCTTGGTTTAGGTCTTCTATACCTTGGGAAACag GATAGTGTAGAGGCTACTGCTGAGGTGTCAAAAACATTCAACGACAAGATCAGAAAGTATTGCGATATGACCCTGCTTTCTTGTGCATACGCTGGTACCGGAAACGTTCTAAAG GTACAGCACTTTCTTGGTCAATGTGCCCAGCACCTTGAAAAGGGTGAAACTTTTCAGGGTCCAGCTGTGTTGGGTATAGCTATGGTTGCAATGGCTGAAGAACTAGGTCTCGATATGGCAATCCGTTCTTTAGAGCATCTTTTGCAATACGGGGAACAGAATATCCGAAAAGCCGTTCCGTTGGCTCTTGGTCTCTTATGCATTTCAAACCCAAAG GTTCACGTTATGGATACGTTGAGTCGACTCAGTCATGATGCTGATACGGAAGTTGCTATG GCAGCAGTGATATCTTTGGGGTTGATAGGCGCAGGAACCAATAACGCTAGAATTGCCGGCATGCTTCGTAATCTTTCAAGCTATTACTACAAAGAAGCCAGTCTTCTTTTTTGT gtTCGAATTGCACAAGGTTTTGTACATATGGGGAAGGGTTTAATGACTCTTGCTCCCTACCACTCGGAACGATTCTTACTTTCCCC GACGGCCTTGGCTGGACTTGTAGTGCTACTTCATGCATCTCTTGATATGAAAGCTATCATCTTGGGAAAATATCACTATGTTCTCTACTTCGTCGTTTTGGCTATGCAG CCTAGGATGTTGTTGACCGTGGATGAAAATCTGAAACCTTTATCCGTACCAGTTAGGGTAGGACAAGCCGTTGATGTTGTGGGTCAGGCGGGTCGGCCCAAGACCATCACTGGGTTTCAGACCCATTCGACCCCAGTCCTTTTGGCTGCTGGGGATAGGGCTGAACTTGCTACAGAGAA GTATATTCCTCTGTCTCCTATTCTGGAAGGATTTGTTATTTTGAAGGAGAACCCAGATTACAGGGAAGAAGCCTAG